The nucleotide window CCACAGTATTGAGGTAGCCTACACTCGTGTAAGTGAATGTTGTCCTCGGCACATGCAAGTGGACCCCATGCACGTGCCGAGGATAGTGATCATCTTGGCATTGAAAGTCTCAACTCTGCCTTTGTTTATGTTCCCGTAATTAGGAGGTGTTTCAATTTTGTTATACACTACTAATTATATTTGTACATGACAAACATTCTGCTGGCGGTCAGTGGCGAAGATAGGCCTATTAACAACATCCTGCAATTTCATCTTACAAAGTACTGGAAATCGTGAGAGTTTATCGCTCAAGCTATGTCAGTCCCAGGCGTAACCCGCCACTAGCTCCACCACTGCCGACGGTCATGTGCAATAACAAAAAAGTGATCAAAGCATGCCATCTAGTGAtactactacctccgtccggAATTACCTGACActaaaatggatgtatctagacgcaCAGGTGAAAGGAGTATATTTTTTCCACAAGCCGGTCTTTATTTTTTATGAAATGCAGCAGCACTCTGACCGAGAGTCGTAACAGAAAAATGGAGGTGAAGAGCAGAAGAAGAGAGGAAGCATATGGCATGGTGGACTGCTCCACTTGATGACCCCCAACAAAACATAATTAGGCTGATTAGGAGTCAATTTTGGCAGCCATAAGGATGGACTAGACTAGCCAGGTAATCCCACCTCCTCCTCCTATAAAACCCCATCACCCCCTTGCCTTCTCTCCCACCAACACAGCACACAGCTCTTCCCTCTCCAAAGGCAGTCACACACAACAAGAAGCAGCTCCTCCTCTTCCACAGAGCCACGAACATCTCACTGCAAGAAAAGGAAAAATGGCGCCAACAATGGCCATCACCACCGCCACCCTGGTGCTCCTCGTCGCCTCCCTCCTCGCGCCCAGCGCCCTCGGCTCCCGCTCCGGCCCAACCTCGCACCACGGCCACGGCGGCCACGCCAAGCActccccgccgccgtcgccgccgcccgcgcccgccgccccGGTGGCTGCGGCGCTGGTCCGCACCACCTGCAACTCCACCGCCTACTACGACCTCTGCGTGGCCGCGCTCGCCGCGGACCCCTCCAGCACCACCGCCGACGTGCGCGGCCTCTCGGCCATCGCCGTCTCCGCGGCCGCCTCCAACGCGTCCGCCTCCGCGGCCGCGCTCGGCGCCAACGTGACCGCGcagggcggcgccgccgtcgacgGCACCGTGCAGGCGCTGCTCCGGACCTGCTCCGCCAAGTACGGCGAGGCGCGGGACGCGCTGGCCGCCGCGAGGGGCTCCATCGCGCAGCAGGACTACGACTACGCCGCCGTCTACGTCGGCGCCGCCGCCGAGTACCCGCAGGTGTGCAAGGCGCTGTTCCGGCGCCAGAGGCCCGGGGCGTACCCGGCCGACCTCGCCGCCAGGGAGGAAGCGCTC belongs to Triticum urartu cultivar G1812 chromosome 7, Tu2.1, whole genome shotgun sequence and includes:
- the LOC125521608 gene encoding pectinesterase inhibitor 28-like → MAPTMAITTATLVLLVASLLAPSALGSRSGPTSHHGHGGHAKHSPPPSPPPAPAAPVAAALVRTTCNSTAYYDLCVAALAADPSSTTADVRGLSAIAVSAAASNASASAAALGANVTAQGGAAVDGTVQALLRTCSAKYGEARDALAAARGSIAQQDYDYAAVYVGAAAEYPQVCKALFRRQRPGAYPADLAAREEALKQLCSVSLDIISLLSATS